From one Dama dama isolate Ldn47 chromosome 4, ASM3311817v1, whole genome shotgun sequence genomic stretch:
- the CEBPG gene encoding CCAAT/enhancer-binding protein gamma yields MSKVSQQNSTPGVNGISVIHTQAHASGLQQVPQLVPAGPGGGGKAVPPSKQSKKSSPMDRNSDEYRQRRERNNMAVKKSRLKSKQKAQDTLQRVNQLKEENERLEAKIKLLTKELSVLKDLFLEHAHNLADNVQPSSTENTTSPDKAGQ; encoded by the coding sequence ATGAGCAAGGTATCGCAGCAGAACAGCACCCCGGGCGTGAACGGAATAAGTGTCATCCATACTCAGGCTCATGCCAGCGGCTTACAGCAGGTTCCTCAACTGGTGCCCGCCGGCCCTGGGGGCGGAGGCAAAGCCGTGCCTCCTAGCAAGCAGAGCAAAAAGAGCTCACCCATGGATCGCAACAGTGACGAGTATCGTCAGCGCCGGGAGAGGAACAACATGGCTGTGAAAAAGAGCCGGTTGAAAAGCAAGCAGAAAGCACAGGATACGCTGCAGAGAGTCAATCAGCTCAAGGAAGAGAATGAACGGTTGGAAGCAAAAATTAAATTGCTGACTAAGGAATTAAGTGTACTGAAAGACTTGTTCCTTGAGCACGCACACAACCTCGCAGATAACGTGCAACCCAGTAGCACTGAAAATACGACCAGTCCTGATAAGGCAGGGCAGTAG